A single Leptolyngbya ohadii IS1 DNA region contains:
- a CDS encoding glutathione S-transferase family protein: MLKLYYARPSAYARPVWLALLEKQLPFELIPIDLGGEQFDPEFLAVNPFSHVPVLVDGEFQIIESLAILDYLEARYPTPSLLPTEAIALAKVRMVQSVTFSELLPALLRLIAYDENDIAANEASEEWKYARLRAINTLSFLENLLGDNRYFAGDRLTLAEIVAGTLVHRLPDLGVGFAAYPKLEAWSDQLLSRPTWQQIALTPEEWSGFKRWIKVMPKIWERRRRQRMRALSGQPG; the protein is encoded by the coding sequence GTGCTGAAACTCTACTACGCTCGTCCCTCTGCCTATGCCCGTCCTGTCTGGCTGGCTCTGCTGGAAAAGCAGCTTCCGTTTGAGCTAATTCCGATCGATTTGGGCGGCGAACAGTTTGACCCCGAATTTCTTGCCGTGAATCCGTTTAGTCACGTTCCGGTCTTGGTGGACGGGGAGTTTCAGATTATTGAGTCGCTGGCAATTCTGGACTACCTGGAAGCCCGCTATCCTACGCCCTCCCTGCTGCCCACAGAGGCGATCGCCCTGGCTAAAGTGCGGATGGTACAGTCTGTCACCTTCAGCGAACTCCTGCCTGCGCTACTGAGGCTGATTGCTTACGATGAAAACGACATTGCAGCAAATGAAGCCTCGGAGGAATGGAAGTACGCTCGGCTGCGGGCAATCAACACGCTCAGCTTTCTGGAAAATCTGCTGGGAGACAATCGCTACTTTGCAGGCGATCGGCTCACGCTAGCAGAAATTGTCGCCGGAACCCTCGTCCATCGATTGCCGGATTTAGGTGTGGGGTTCGCTGCCTATCCCAAACTTGAAGCCTGGTCAGATCAATTGCTGTCTCGCCCAACCTGGCAACAGATCGCTCTCACCCCCGAAGAATGGAGCGGCTTCAAGCGTTGGATTAAAGTCATGCCGAAAATTTGGGAGCGTCGTCGCCGTCAGCGCATGAGGGCACTATCGGGACAGCCGGGCTGA
- a CDS encoding TetR/AcrR family transcriptional regulator, which yields MPKAEETKARIIKQAAALFNQQGFAGSSMADLMQATGLQKGGIYNHFRSKDELAIEAFDFAVDRMRQRFRIALQGKRHAVDRLIALLSVHANILDDPPVPGGCPILNTAVESDDTHPALRDRAQRAMNDWRSLILQIVEKGIVRGELLPTLKAEQVATILIATIEGAVMLTKLYGDTSYLQQAIAHLEAYVRQLAMSD from the coding sequence ATGCCAAAAGCTGAAGAAACCAAAGCAAGAATCATCAAGCAGGCGGCAGCTCTGTTTAATCAGCAGGGATTTGCCGGGTCTTCGATGGCGGATTTAATGCAGGCGACTGGCTTGCAGAAGGGCGGAATTTATAACCACTTTCGCAGCAAGGATGAGCTGGCGATTGAAGCGTTTGATTTCGCGGTCGATCGGATGCGGCAGCGGTTCAGGATTGCCTTACAAGGAAAACGTCATGCCGTCGATCGCCTGATTGCTCTCCTGAGCGTTCACGCCAATATTCTGGACGATCCGCCTGTGCCGGGAGGCTGTCCGATTTTGAATACGGCCGTGGAGAGCGACGATACCCATCCTGCCCTGCGCGATCGGGCACAGCGAGCCATGAACGACTGGCGGAGTCTTATTCTGCAAATTGTCGAAAAAGGTATTGTCCGCGGCGAATTACTCCCTACCTTGAAAGCTGAGCAGGTTGCCACCATTTTGATCGCAACGATCGAAGGAGCGGTGATGCTGACAAAGCTGTATGGCGATACTTCCTATTTGCAGCAGGCTATCGCTCACCTTGAAGCCTATGTCCGGCAGCTTGCTATGTCTGACTAA
- a CDS encoding glycosyltransferase family 4 protein, with the protein MSQRQPLRILMLSSTFPYPPSQGGTEIRTFYLLQHLAQRHSVTLVTQRHSGVTDVEVEALRSIVPQLVIFPLPEEPQGISAKLLGRAMRFGQAWISQTPPNVLHRYSTDLQAWVDRAVADGKFDVISCEHSVNEIYIRPEFRKQIRTIVDVHSSVYAWTRDHLQTQAASHPWRDRLYLPLLRRYERRYCQKFSEIVVTTPDDRQELINLGAKGFIPVIPNGVDLAKFPMRSSDLGGRTLVFVGAMDASHNIDAARFFAIEVLPQLQQRYPDAVFRIVGARPVPAVQELAARPGVIVTGQVNSIAQELHQATVCVIPLRTGFGIKNKTLEAMAAGVPVVGSDRGLEGLSVDGSVPAGESSLRALRANRIEEYLEAISQLFENPDLRQQLSHAARSMVEQEFTWERAGDRYEQVLQGMV; encoded by the coding sequence ATGAGCCAACGGCAACCCCTGCGAATTTTGATGCTGTCTTCGACCTTTCCCTATCCGCCCAGCCAGGGAGGCACGGAGATTCGGACGTTCTATTTGCTTCAGCATTTGGCGCAGCGGCATTCGGTCACGCTTGTTACCCAGCGGCATTCGGGCGTAACGGATGTGGAAGTGGAGGCACTGCGATCGATCGTCCCGCAACTGGTGATCTTTCCCCTGCCGGAGGAGCCGCAAGGCATTTCAGCAAAGCTTTTAGGACGGGCAATGCGCTTCGGACAAGCCTGGATCAGTCAGACTCCGCCGAACGTGCTGCACCGCTACTCAACCGACCTGCAAGCCTGGGTCGATCGTGCCGTTGCCGATGGCAAGTTTGATGTGATCTCCTGCGAACACAGCGTTAACGAAATCTATATTCGACCGGAATTCCGAAAGCAGATTCGCACGATCGTCGATGTCCACAGCTCCGTCTATGCCTGGACGCGAGACCACCTGCAAACCCAAGCTGCTTCCCACCCCTGGCGCGACCGCCTCTACCTGCCCCTGCTTCGTCGCTACGAACGTCGCTACTGCCAAAAATTCTCTGAGATCGTGGTGACAACCCCAGACGATCGGCAAGAGCTAATTAATCTGGGCGCAAAAGGTTTTATCCCCGTAATTCCCAACGGTGTGGATCTGGCAAAATTCCCGATGCGATCGTCCGATCTGGGTGGAAGAACTCTTGTTTTTGTCGGCGCGATGGATGCCTCCCACAATATTGATGCCGCCCGATTTTTTGCGATCGAGGTACTGCCCCAGCTCCAGCAGCGATACCCGGATGCCGTCTTTCGGATTGTGGGCGCTCGTCCCGTCCCTGCCGTTCAGGAATTAGCGGCGCGACCCGGCGTGATCGTCACCGGACAGGTAAATTCGATCGCCCAGGAGCTCCATCAGGCAACCGTCTGTGTAATTCCCCTCCGCACAGGCTTCGGCATCAAAAACAAAACCCTGGAAGCAATGGCGGCAGGGGTTCCGGTCGTCGGCAGCGATCGCGGCTTAGAAGGCTTATCCGTGGATGGGTCTGTTCCGGCTGGAGAATCTTCTTTACGGGCACTTCGCGCCAATCGAATCGAGGAGTATCTAGAAGCGATTAGTCAACTGTTTGAAAATCCAGACCTGCGACAGCAGTTGTCCCACGCAGCCCGATCGATGGTGGAGCAGGAATTTACCTGGGAACGGGCAGGCGATCGGTACGAGCAGGTATTGCAGGGAATGGTTTGA
- a CDS encoding gas vesicle protein produces MRRIPPNRIQPKISTLPRQRSEAAAFLDIYKLVIEKKRLQQELENMEQRREQIVKRLAALDIQVTDLESSAHQIREQGDRIPAESPKPKANPFPQPTESFETFFLEY; encoded by the coding sequence ATGCGCCGTATTCCCCCGAACCGCATTCAGCCCAAGATCAGCACCTTGCCCCGCCAGCGATCGGAAGCCGCCGCTTTTCTGGATATTTATAAGCTCGTGATCGAAAAGAAGCGACTCCAGCAGGAACTCGAAAACATGGAACAGCGCCGGGAACAGATTGTGAAACGGCTGGCTGCCCTGGATATTCAGGTGACAGATCTGGAAAGTAGCGCCCATCAGATTCGCGAACAGGGCGATCGTATCCCCGCAGAATCTCCGAAGCCAAAAGCCAACCCCTTTCCGCAGCCAACGGAGAGCTTTGAGACGTTTTTCCTAGAGTATTAG
- a CDS encoding DUF1802 family protein produces the protein MISPPALTAALKEWAVAVDALAAGEMLVLLRKGGIREPSGKFTIAETPFWLYPTYEHQKPHLLKADYASRVAPVPSGWHPEAVKIPAWAEITDRFEVSDGAIVQALLPFHIWNAEFVTERLKWKPKLPLSVLLLRVYRLPEAIEIPFQPEYGGCKSWISLSDSFPSENARPVLSEADYQQKVEQIKAIVEPAITGEKASGAENVIL, from the coding sequence ATGATTTCCCCGCCTGCGCTCACTGCTGCCCTCAAAGAATGGGCGGTTGCCGTCGATGCCCTTGCTGCCGGAGAAATGCTCGTCCTGCTGCGGAAAGGCGGCATTCGCGAACCCAGCGGCAAATTTACGATCGCGGAAACTCCCTTCTGGCTCTACCCCACCTACGAGCATCAAAAACCCCATTTGCTGAAAGCGGATTATGCGAGTCGAGTCGCACCCGTCCCCTCTGGCTGGCATCCTGAAGCGGTAAAAATTCCCGCCTGGGCAGAGATCACCGATCGGTTTGAAGTTAGCGATGGCGCGATCGTGCAAGCCCTGCTGCCCTTCCACATCTGGAACGCGGAATTTGTGACGGAACGACTGAAGTGGAAGCCCAAACTGCCGCTCTCGGTGCTGTTGCTGCGGGTGTATCGGTTGCCAGAGGCGATCGAAATTCCCTTTCAGCCAGAGTATGGAGGCTGTAAGTCCTGGATTAGCCTGTCAGACAGCTTCCCATCGGAGAATGCCCGTCCGGTGCTTTCGGAGGCGGATTATCAGCAGAAGGTTGAGCAGATTAAGGCGATCGTAGAGCCTGCTATAACGGGAGAAAAGGCATCAGGAGCCGAAAATGTCATCCTTTGA
- a CDS encoding AAA family ATPase, which yields MNSNLVKKEANLLHKALLPLLALDSRFTDLVLVDVAKIIQICGQSNGELRSSELLSYLVLYALVKEDGEKLYAALNLWEKPDDRLKYQKITVQLLLDLTAGKPADQLMLPSVLNRLDEEKGTNYLDSITNAIYKFAQTIVKADDRISMAEMEALSKVWQMLHTYQKLDRYQDGFPAENQSETIALNSSDQKPAEEDPVELLEKTLAELQDLVGLANIKEEVQTLTNFLKVQKVRAERGLAQTSVSLHCVFCGPPGTGKTTVARLMGKIFRGLGFLTKGELIETDRSGMVAGYVGQTAKKVDDLVNSALDGVLFIDEAYALVPSESGRDFGQEAIDVLLKRMEDYRSRLVVIVAGYTDEMTTFIESNPGLESRFNRYFYFQDYQPEELLAIYEKMGEKSHFKLTPAAREKLLRLLENLYVNRDRNFGNGRLVRNLFEKTIERQANRLAVLSNFTDEVLTTIEPDDIPSRFESDRMSITRSS from the coding sequence GTGAATTCTAATCTGGTCAAAAAAGAGGCAAATCTGCTGCACAAAGCCCTGCTGCCGCTGCTCGCCCTCGATTCCCGTTTCACGGATCTGGTGCTGGTGGACGTTGCCAAAATTATCCAGATTTGCGGACAAAGCAACGGCGAACTCCGATCGTCCGAACTGCTCTCCTATCTGGTGCTGTATGCCCTGGTGAAGGAAGATGGCGAGAAGCTCTACGCCGCCTTAAATCTGTGGGAAAAGCCGGACGATCGCCTCAAGTATCAGAAAATCACCGTTCAACTTCTGCTCGACCTGACGGCAGGAAAGCCCGCAGACCAACTGATGCTGCCCTCAGTGCTGAACCGCCTGGATGAGGAGAAAGGCACAAACTATCTGGACTCCATCACCAACGCGATCTACAAATTTGCTCAGACGATCGTAAAAGCCGACGATCGAATCTCAATGGCAGAAATGGAGGCACTGTCTAAGGTTTGGCAGATGCTTCACACCTATCAGAAGCTCGATCGCTATCAGGATGGTTTTCCGGCAGAGAATCAGTCTGAGACGATCGCCCTGAATTCCTCCGATCAAAAACCCGCAGAGGAAGATCCGGTGGAACTCCTGGAGAAGACCCTGGCGGAACTGCAAGATCTGGTCGGTTTGGCAAACATCAAAGAAGAAGTCCAAACCCTGACCAATTTCCTAAAAGTCCAGAAAGTCCGGGCAGAAAGAGGACTGGCGCAAACATCAGTTTCGCTGCACTGCGTCTTCTGCGGTCCACCGGGAACGGGCAAAACTACCGTGGCACGGCTGATGGGCAAAATCTTTCGCGGCTTAGGCTTCCTGACAAAAGGCGAACTGATTGAAACCGATCGCTCCGGCATGGTGGCAGGCTACGTGGGACAAACGGCAAAGAAGGTGGACGATCTGGTGAACTCGGCGCTGGATGGTGTTCTGTTCATTGATGAGGCTTATGCCTTAGTGCCATCTGAGTCTGGACGGGATTTCGGACAGGAGGCGATCGACGTACTGCTAAAACGCATGGAGGACTATCGCAGCCGTCTGGTCGTCATCGTTGCCGGATACACGGACGAAATGACCACCTTTATCGAGTCCAATCCCGGTCTGGAGTCCCGCTTTAACCGCTACTTTTACTTCCAGGACTACCAGCCGGAGGAACTGCTGGCAATCTACGAAAAGATGGGCGAAAAGAGCCACTTTAAGCTAACCCCCGCCGCCCGCGAAAAGCTGCTCCGCCTGCTGGAAAACCTCTACGTGAATCGCGATCGCAACTTTGGCAACGGGCGATTAGTTCGCAACCTGTTTGAAAAGACGATCGAACGACAGGCAAACCGTCTCGCCGTGCTGTCCAACTTCACTGACGAAGTGCTGACAACAATCGAACCCGATGATATTCCTAGTCGGTTTGAGAGTGATCGAATGAGTATTACGCGATCGAGTTAG